One Archangium violaceum genomic window, AGGGATGGGGGATGAGAGGAGTTCTTCGAGCTCGAGCTCCGAGAGCCCGGCGACGTCCTCGGCGTCCTCCAGGTCCATGTAGGACAGCTCGAGCGCATCGGACAGCGGATCCGTGAGCGCCCACTGCTCCAGCTCCGACTCCGTCTCCTCGACCACGCTGGCGGGGGTCTCCACCTGAGGGGCGAGTGGGGCCGGAGGGGCCACACGGCGCTGAACCACCGGTCCCAGCGCGAACAGCACCACGGCCGCCGCCGCCAGCAGCGCTCCGGTGGTCCGCATCCGTGCCGCCTTCTGGACCTGCTCCCGGCGCCAGGTGCCCACCGCCGTTCGAGGCAGGGCCGCCATCACCGCCTGCTCCCGCGCGGACGGCGGTGGTAGCGCGGCGAGCCCGAGCACGTCGCGGTGGGCCTCGGCCTCGGAGCGGCACGCCGCACAGGATTCCAGGTGCGCGCGCACCCGCGCCTCCTCCTCGGGCTCCAGCGCTCCCGCGGCGAAGAGGGTCAACGACTCGTCTTGATCCCGGCACGCGGACATCAGCGTTCCTCCTCGGGCGTTTCGGTCACCTGCGCC contains:
- a CDS encoding anti-sigma factor family protein codes for the protein MSACRDQDESLTLFAAGALEPEEEARVRAHLESCAACRSEAEAHRDVLGLAALPPPSAREQAVMAALPRTAVGTWRREQVQKAARMRTTGALLAAAAVVLFALGPVVQRRVAPPAPLAPQVETPASVVEETESELEQWALTDPLSDALELSYMDLEDAEDVAGLSELELEELLSSPIPGETL